Below is a window of Betaproteobacteria bacterium DNA.
CTGCGGATCGACGAAGAGATCCTGCAGGTAACAGATCGGCGTCAAAGTGGCGGTGTTGTCGTGGATGATGTAGTTGGCCATGCCGATCACGCAGCCGTCGGAATTCTCGGCCACGATGGCATACACCGGCGAATCGGGATTCATGATTCGCGCCCAGGTATGCCGCGTGATCGGCTCGGAGGGTTCCCGCTCGTAGAAGCGGCAATAGCTGTCCCAGAGCTCGCGCCAGCGCGGCTCGTCGCGCGCTTCGATGTGCCGAATTCGAACGCTCATGCGGCCGCCTCCGAACCGCCAGAAAAACCGAATCTCATGCGGCCACATTCACGACGATCTTGCCGGCCATCGCATCGGATTCCATATGGTGTTTGGCGGCGGGGAGCTCGTCGAACCCGAACACGCGGTCGACGAGCGGCGTGACTCGCCCGTCCACGAGCGCAGGCAGAATGTCGCGCTCGAAGCCACGCGTCGCGAGCGATCTTTGCTCGGCAGGCAGCTTGGTGTTCGACACGCCGAAGATATCGAAGCGGTTGACGTGCACCGCGTTGAGATCGATCTCGGCACTGAACTTGCCATCGACATAACCGACGATCGCTACCCGTCCCTGGTAGGCGAGCGAGCGCAGGATCTCGGGGAACACGCTCGCGCCGACGAGATTGAGCGCGACGTTCGCGCCCTTGCCGCCGGTCGCCTCGCGCACCTTGGCGGAAAAATCAGGCGCCCGCGTGCAAATGCCCACGTCGAGTCCGATCGATTTCAGCTTCTCCAGCTTCTGCGCCGAGCCCGAGGTGCCGATCGAATGCGCCCCGAGCACCTGTGCAATCTGGATCGCGCCGACGCCGACACCGGATGACGCACCGAGCACCAGCAGCCACTCGCCCTTCTCGAGCCTGCCCAGGCGCACGATCGCTTCGTAGGAGGTGAGAAAGCTGGAAGGAATCGCCGCGGCCTGCTCCCATGTGAGCCGCGAGGGCATGGGCAGGACCTGCGCCGCTTCCATGACGGCATAAGGCGCCCACGTACCGCGGGCGCGGCCCATCACGCGCTCGCCGACTTTCCAGCCGGTGACGCCCTCACCCAGCGCATGAATGACGCCGGAGCACTCGCTGCCGCCGAGCTTCTCCGGCCCGCCGTGCACGGCGCCACCGACGAAGAGCTCGCCGCGATTGAGCGCGCTGGCATGCACTCGGACGACGACTTCGTCGCGCTTCGGCTTCGGCTCGGGCACGTCGCGAAGCTCGAGCACCGCTTCGTGACCCTTGGTCACGATCCAGTACGATTTCATGCTGTCTCCTCCTGGCGATGATTGGAACAGCCCGTGACGAACGCGCGCGGCGTCTGCCCGAGCGAACGGCGGAACATGGCAGAGAACGCGCTGGTGCTCTCGTAGCCCAGATCCAGCGCCGTGGCCGTCACCGAGGCGCCCTCGGCCAGGCGCCGAATCGCTTCCAGCAAGCGCGCCTGCTGCTGCCAGCGAGCGAACGTGATCCCGGTCTCCTTCAGGAACCGGCGGTAGAGCGTGCGCGTGCTCATGGCGAGATCGTCCGCCTGCGTACGACACGGACGCCGGGCGGACAGGTCGTTCAGGACGCGCTCGCAAAGCCGCGCGAGATCCGGGCTTTCGGGCAGCGGCAGATCCAGCGCGCACACCGACAAGCGCCGGATCTCCGCCAGCAGCAGACGCATGAGCAGCCCATCGTCGCCGCTCTCATCGTATCGCAACGGCAGGGCGCCGGCGCGCAGGATCAGCTCGCGGGCGAGCGAGGTTACCTCGAGCACGACGCACTCGCCCCACATCCCGGCCGCGGCGGTGGGCTCGATGTAGAGGCTGCGCATCTCGACCGTGCCATCGATCCGGATCTCGTGCACCGTGCCGGCCGGTATCCATAGCGCACGGCTCGGCGGCACGATCCAGCCGCGGCGCAGCGTGCGCACGGTCATCGTGCCGGAGGCGGCGAACAGGAACTGCGCCCGGACGTGCCAGTGCGGCGTGATATGGAAGCCGCTC
It encodes the following:
- a CDS encoding GNAT family N-acetyltransferase: MSVRIRHIEARDEPRWRELWDSYCRFYEREPSEPITRHTWARIMNPDSPVYAIVAENSDGCVIGMANYIIHDNTATLTPICYLQDLFVDPQERAHGVGKQLIDWLVAEMAAQGWSRLYWNTKENNYRARGLYDKYTPHSGFLRYVVNNSAAQ
- a CDS encoding zinc-binding dehydrogenase — protein: MKSYWIVTKGHEAVLELRDVPEPKPKRDEVVVRVHASALNRGELFVGGAVHGGPEKLGGSECSGVIHALGEGVTGWKVGERVMGRARGTWAPYAVMEAAQVLPMPSRLTWEQAAAIPSSFLTSYEAIVRLGRLEKGEWLLVLGASSGVGVGAIQIAQVLGAHSIGTSGSAQKLEKLKSIGLDVGICTRAPDFSAKVREATGGKGANVALNLVGASVFPEILRSLAYQGRVAIVGYVDGKFSAEIDLNAVHVNRFDIFGVSNTKLPAEQRSLATRGFERDILPALVDGRVTPLVDRVFGFDELPAAKHHMESDAMAGKIVVNVAA
- a CDS encoding helix-turn-helix domain-containing protein, which codes for MDTRVNSGGALSDLSAIPAIADTRGVREHPVADAGSAAIVVRQTTYPSGFHITPHWHVRAQFLFAASGTMTVRTLRRGWIVPPSRALWIPAGTVHEIRIDGTVEMRSLYIEPTAAAGMWGECVVLEVTSLARELILRAGALPLRYDESGDDGLLMRLLLAEIRRLSVCALDLPLPESPDLARLCERVLNDLSARRPCRTQADDLAMSTRTLYRRFLKETGITFARWQQQARLLEAIRRLAEGASVTATALDLGYESTSAFSAMFRRSLGQTPRAFVTGCSNHRQEETA